One window from the genome of Haliaeetus albicilla chromosome 26, bHalAlb1.1, whole genome shotgun sequence encodes:
- the CSF1 gene encoding macrophage colony-stimulating factor 1 isoform X2: MPRLGAKVCLLRCTLLSSLLLLLVCSIHETEQNSYCQQIITEKHLAELEELADTQMQHPGRVSFKFINKMQLNDSVCYVKAAFPLLGKILERTEFKENSSNAKKMQMVRRMYRRIDENVDPCIREEDDEERKLSQMCFEEFTTSPYEMLVLVKQFFQDINQLLQNQETFEKDCSQVYHRTCLGPRKAESPPEQRRKEPAVREGRQEPLIYITVASVVAVLLAMGGLLFYKYKSRVLERPLEDGGCDPEEPERRALQGARGRPELETQEL; the protein is encoded by the exons ATGCCCCGCCTCGGAGCCAAG GTGTGCCTGCTCCGCTGCACCCTGCTgtcatccctcctcctcctcctggtcTGCAGCATCCATGAGACGGAGCAGAACAGCTACTGCCAACAGATCATCACGGAGAAGCACCTGGCcgagctggaggagctg gCTGACACCCAGATGCAGCACCCAGGCAGGGTCTCCTTCAAGTTCATCAATAAGATGCAGTTG AATGACTCCGTCTGCTATGTGAAAGCTGCCTTTCCTCTGCTGGGCAAGATCCTGGAGCGAACGGAGTTCAAGGAGAACTCGTCCAATGCCAAGAAGATGCAGATGGTGCGCAGGATGTACAGGCGCATCGATGAGAATGTTGACCCCTGCATCAGGGAGGAGGATGATGAGGAGAGAAAG CTCTCGCAGATGTGCTTTGAGGAGTTCACCACCTCCCCCTATGAGATGCTGGTGCTGGTGAAGCAATTCTTCCAGGACATcaaccagctgctgcagaacCAGGAGACCTTCGAGAAGGATTGCAGCCAGGTCTACCACAGGACCTGCTTGGGACCCAGGAAGGCCGAATCCCCACCAG AGCAGCGCAGGAAGGAGCCGGCCGTCAGGGAGGGCCGCCAGGAGCCCCTGATATACATCACGGTGGCCAGCGTGGTGGCCGTCTTGCTGGCCATGGGAGGGCTGCTCTTCTACAAGTATAAATCCAGG GTCCTGGAGCGGCCGCTGGAAGatggaggctgtgaccccgaGGAGCCAGAGAGGAG GGCGCTGCAAGGAGCAAGGGGACGTCCAGAGCTGGAGACTCAGGAGCTCTAA
- the EPS8L3 gene encoding epidermal growth factor receptor kinase substrate 8-like protein 3, producing MCCLIHCLHHPPWKDIGENVFSLKTPSVAPLDPVLLLLMAPGSISKGKSYSQAASVDSDGFGSQNGSSCSIQPRTPQQDRAALGKMGDPFGRWSNPPSRSEYDDRSLLRRSNSFARPSGKSIYNQRKDYGQILLKPQSDFQHHVEHLLTVRLERDIRSTDDCLARLKVLEAQGRVWGQDLILQVKDQELMLRDVESKEELEAYPLGSVQGCSAVLDICGYSSVLAISVQEQSPPGTSVLLFHCERLGADNLKSSLEKLVKQWKEEQRSQYGHRSSLDMPQSSPPLYAQGPYMAPEQWAEIPAPNFHASPQHGLPSSDYSLPDSQQMPQTNPPDQVMSNVDRDVEVLNHVLSDLELFVVRLKTALGLVSTTNTKKKKKKMNKKALPSKDDYTDFFQKVKYALNLVGRTHQHVQEPDPSELLHLIFIALSFVLDHCPSPSLAPAVEAPLLVPETVELLEKTLHQNNYSTWKSLGMAWNKSRAEYPNSELVPRYIPVFSDGWLPPPMKQSPVTSRRDNPGQVAPLPAQGLVRALYEFQGRNPRELSVRMGDTLQVLDQQKKWWLVQDSRGQKGYIPSNILEPLEHGHGGGHSASQDSPPNLRPSSSPAEVTAWLKDKGFSRITVRCLGVLTGHQLLHMSPTELQAVCPEEWRRVLFKLSSIKMSLGMGPRD from the exons ATGTGCTGCCTCATTCACTGCCTTCATCACCCTCCCTGGAAAGATATTggtgaaaatgtgttttccctGAAAACACCATCGGTTGCACCACTTGaccctgttctcctcctcctcatggCCCCAGGTTCAATATCTAAAGGCAAATCTTACAGTCAGGCTGCATCGGTTGACAGTGATGGGTTTGGGTCCCAGAATGGCTCCAGCTGCTCCATCCAG CCCAGGACCCCGCAGCAGGATCGAGCCGCCCTCGGCAAGATGGGAGACCCCTTCGGCCGCTGGAGCAACCCCCCGTCCCG GAGTGAATATGACGACAGGTCCCTGCTCCGACGGTCCAACAGCTTTGCCCGCCCCAGCGGAAAAAGCATCTACA ACCAGCGCAAGGACTACGGCCAGATCCTGCTCAAGCCCCAGAGCGATTTCCAGCACCACGTTGAG CACCTGCTCACGGTGCGCCTGGAGAGGGACATCCGCAGCACCGATGACTGCCTGGCACGCCTGAAGGTGCTGGAGGCTCAGGGACGGGTCTGGGGGCAGGATCTCATCCTGCAAGTCAAGGACCAGGAATTGATGCTGAGGGATGTGGAGAGCAAG gaggagctggaggcttACCCACTGGGCAGCGTGCAGGGGTGCTCAGCCGTGCTGGACATCTGCGGCTACAGCTCGGTGTTGGCCATTAGCGTGCAGGAGCAGAGCCCCCCGGGGACTAGCGTCCTGCTCTTCCACTGCGAGCGTCTGGGG GCAGACAACCTGAAAAGCAGCCTGGAGAAGCTGGTGAAGCAGTggaaggaggagcagaggagTCAGTATGGGCACAG GAGCAGCCTGGACATGCCGCAGAGCTCGCCCCCCCTGTACGCTCAGGGTCCCTACATGGCCCCAGAGCAGTGGGCAGAGATCCCCGCGCCCAACTTCCACGCGTCCCCCCAGCATGGGCTGCCCTCCTCAGACTACA GCTTGCCAGACAGCCAGCAGATGCCACAGACCAACCCGCCGGACCAGGTCATGTCCAATGTGGACCGAGATGTT GAGGTCCTCAACCATGTGCTGAGCGACCTGGAGCTCTTTGTGGTCCGGCTGAAGACAGCCCTGGGATTGGTCAGCACCACCAACacgaagaagaagaagaagaagatgaaCAAAAAAG ctctgccctccaAGGATGACTACACAGACTTTTTCCAGAAGGTGAAATACGCCCTCAACCTCGTG GGAAGGACCCACCAGCATGTCCAGGAGCCAGACCCCTCCGAGCTGCTGCATCTCATCTTCATAGCCCTCTCCTTT GTCCTGGAccactgccccagccccagcctggccccGGCGGTGGAGGCACCACTGCTGGTGCCGGAGACAgtggagctgctggagaagacCCTGCACCAGAATAACTACAGCACCTGGAAGTCCCTGGGCATGGCCTGGAACAAGAGCAG GGCAGAGTACCCCAACAGCGAGCTGGTGCCCCGCTACATCCCCGTCTTTTCGGATGGGTGGCTGCCCCCTCCGATGAAGCAG TCACCCGTCACCAGCCGGAGGGACAATCCTGGCCAAGT ggcccccctccctgcccaggggcTGGTCCGAGCCCTGTACGAGTTTCAGGGCAGGAACCCGCGGGAGCTGAGCGTCAGGATGGGGGACACGCTGCAG GTCCTGGACCAGCAGAAGAAGTGGTGGCTGGTGCAGGACAGCCGGGGGCAGAAGGGCTACATCCCCAGCAACATCCTGGAGCCCCTGGAGCACGGGCACGGTGGGGGGCACAGCGCCAGCCAG GACAGCCCCCCCAACCTGCGCCCCAGCTCCTCACCGGCGGAGGTGACAGCCTGGCTGAAGGACAAAGGCTTCTCGCGGAT CACAGTGCGGTGCCTGGGGGTGCTGACGGGGCACCAGCTGCTGCATATGAGCCCGACGGAGCTGCAAGCCGTCTGCCCCGAGGAGTGGCGGCGAGTCCTCTTCAAGCTCTCCTCCATCAAGATGTCCCTGGGG atgggccCCAGGGATTGA
- the CSF1 gene encoding macrophage colony-stimulating factor 1 isoform X1, whose translation MPRLGAKVCLLRCTLLSSLLLLLVCSIHETEQNSYCQQIITEKHLAELEELADTQMQHPGRVSFKFINKMQLNDSVCYVKAAFPLLGKILERTEFKENSSNAKKMQMVRRMYRRIDENVDPCIREEDDEERKLSQMCFEEFTTSPYEMLVLVKQFFQDINQLLQNQETFEKDCSQVYHRTCLGPRKAESPPGVGTDPDCNCLSPALPSATQPSLSAATHASREVAPASTQVPYSLFHATLTDLDAPSQPPSSTDGGSGTEEVLGAGVGDTASVPSPTMQQTAPADSAEALLDPAGTLGVVAVDVPILHGDGDLVEGGTEMVAGHPPQDLAQQQGASILLDHPSGLRTTTPAASPSTGLAGGRATIRLTETSEPVTQLRFSRMAPEMRGRVPGGPGDGARVRGWGLSRLREPEDGGAGPSFDSGFVLSAEQRRKEPAVREGRQEPLIYITVASVVAVLLAMGGLLFYKYKSRVLERPLEDGGCDPEEPERRALQGARGRPELETQEL comes from the exons ATGCCCCGCCTCGGAGCCAAG GTGTGCCTGCTCCGCTGCACCCTGCTgtcatccctcctcctcctcctggtcTGCAGCATCCATGAGACGGAGCAGAACAGCTACTGCCAACAGATCATCACGGAGAAGCACCTGGCcgagctggaggagctg gCTGACACCCAGATGCAGCACCCAGGCAGGGTCTCCTTCAAGTTCATCAATAAGATGCAGTTG AATGACTCCGTCTGCTATGTGAAAGCTGCCTTTCCTCTGCTGGGCAAGATCCTGGAGCGAACGGAGTTCAAGGAGAACTCGTCCAATGCCAAGAAGATGCAGATGGTGCGCAGGATGTACAGGCGCATCGATGAGAATGTTGACCCCTGCATCAGGGAGGAGGATGATGAGGAGAGAAAG CTCTCGCAGATGTGCTTTGAGGAGTTCACCACCTCCCCCTATGAGATGCTGGTGCTGGTGAAGCAATTCTTCCAGGACATcaaccagctgctgcagaacCAGGAGACCTTCGAGAAGGATTGCAGCCAGGTCTACCACAGGACCTGCTTGGGACCCAGGAAGGCCGAATCCCCACCAG GTGTGGGGACAGATCCTGACTGCAAttgcctgtcccctgccctcccttctGCCACCCAGCCCTCCCTCTCCGCTGCCACCCATGCTAGCAGGGAGGTGGCACCCGCTAGCACCCAGGTCCCTTACAGCCTCTTCCATGCCACCCTCACTGACTTAGATGCCCCATCTCAGCCCCCCAGTAGCACGGATGGTGGCTCGGGGACCGAGGAGGTCCTAGGTGCCGGGGTAGGTGACACGGCGTCAGTGCCGTCCCCCACGATGCAGCAGACGGCTCCAGCTGACAGCGCCGAAGCCCTCCTGGATCCGGCCGGGACCCTTGGCGTGGTGGCGGTGGACGTCCCCATCCTGCATGGGGACGGAGACCTGGTGGAAGGGGGGACTGAAATGGTGGCCGGCCACCCGCCGCAGGATCTggcccagcagcagggagcctCCATCCTCCTGGACCATCCCAGCGGGCTCAGGACCACCACGCCGGCAGCATCCCCCAGCACTGGCTTGGCAGGCGGCAGAGCCACGATCCGTCTCACCGAGACATCCGAGCCCGTCACGCAGCTCCGTTTCTCCAGGATGGCCCCAGAGATGCGGGGCCGAGTGCCGGGCGGCCCCGGGGACGGGGCGAGGGTGCGAGGCTGGGGGCTGAGCCGGCTGCGGGAGCCtgaggacggcggggctggcCCCAGCTTTGACTCTGGCTTTGTTCTGAGCGCAGAGCAGCGCAGGAAGGAGCCGGCCGTCAGGGAGGGCCGCCAGGAGCCCCTGATATACATCACGGTGGCCAGCGTGGTGGCCGTCTTGCTGGCCATGGGAGGGCTGCTCTTCTACAAGTATAAATCCAGG GTCCTGGAGCGGCCGCTGGAAGatggaggctgtgaccccgaGGAGCCAGAGAGGAG GGCGCTGCAAGGAGCAAGGGGACGTCCAGAGCTGGAGACTCAGGAGCTCTAA